The genomic region GGCCTGGGTGAGGATTGCCGCCGCGTCGCAATCGCCGATGATATAGGCAAGCTTGTCGGCCTTGGTCGACGCATTGATCGGGCTGAAGGTCGCACCGGCCTTGAGGATCGCGAAGATCGAAACCGCCGCCTCCCAGCAATTGTCCATGAAGACCAGAACCCGGTCGTTCCGCTTCACGCCGTTTGCGGCGAGGGCGGTGGCGAGGCGGTTCGAGAGATCATCGAGCTCCTCATAGCTGAGCCGCTTGCGCTCGGTGACGAGTGCCGTCTTGTCGCCGTTCGCTCCGGCGTTCCTGATGAGAAATTGCTCGAACCGCATGTACCCGACGTCCCCCCAACCCTATCGCCGTCTATGCCGAGATTGGCACGGCGGACTTTGCCGCGATGAATGCGGAAATGCGCGCAAGCGAGTCGAGATTTGCCGGGACGATATCGGCGTCGGCCATAGCGATGCCGAAGCGGTCCTCGATGAAAGCGACGAGCTCCAGCACCCCGGTCGAATCGATGATGTCGTTTTCGATCAGCGATGCCGTGTCGGCGAGTTCATAGAACGTGTCACCGAAAAGAAAATTCTCGATGATGAACGCCTTGACGCTGTCCTTGATCGTTTCTGTCATGTCTCATCCCTTCCCTGTCTGGTTTCAGGCAGCCTCCGCCGCGCGGATGCTCGTGCCGGTGAATGTCTGCAGCCACAGTTGCGTCGACAGGATGCCGACGAAGGCCGCGTTGTCGCGAAAGCCGGAGGCGGGGCGCGCCCGGCACTTCTCGTAAAGTTTCGTCACCGCCTTCGCGTTGAAAAGGCCGCCGGCGGCGATCGCCTCTTCGCCCATGGCCGTGCGCACATAGTCGAGCTCGCCCCGGCCGCTAAAGGAAAGGCTGTCCGGCGCGCGATAGGGCTGCTTGGTCCGCTTGCCGATCGACGGCGGCAGAAGATCCTTTGTGGCCTCACGCAGAATGTGCTTTTCCACCAGACCCTTGAGCTTCATTTCCGGCGGCAGTCCCGCGGCGAATTCGACGAGACGGTGATCGAGGAAGGGAAAGCGGCCTTCGACCCCATGGGCCATCGCCATACGGTCGCCCTGGCTCGAAAGGATGTAGCCCGGCAGAAGGAAACGGCTTTCGAGATATTGCGCCTGATGCAGCGGATGCCAGCGCCCGAAGGCTTCAGGCAAGCGGCTGATGAGCTCATCGGCCGCGTCATAACCCGCCAGCCTGGCGCGCAAATCGCCGGAGAAGAACATCTTCGTCGCCGCCGTTCCCTTGAGCCGCGGGCGATGCGAAAAGAGCGGGTCCTCAAGCGGGTCGTTCCCGGCGCCGAAAAATGCCGCGAGATATTCGGACGACTGCTGCTTGAGGCCTGGCAGATAGGGGTAGAGCTTGCGGAACAGGTGCGGTCTCATGCGCGAGCCGGGTTGCCTGCCGCAGAAACGGCGCACGCGCGCTTCCTTGAAGATGTCGTAGCCCGCGAAGACTTCGTCCGCCCCCTCCCCTGTGAGCACCACCTTCAGGCCGGAATCGCGCACCAGGCCGGAGAGTTGGTACAAGGGGGCCGGCGCAGTTCGAAGCACCGGCCTCTCGGCATAACGGACCACATCCGGGAAAACCTTGGCGATATCGCCGGCGCGGCAGGCGACGGCCCTGTGATCAGTGCCGAGAGCGGCGGCCATTTCGTGCTGGAAGGCGCTCTCGTCATGTTCGGCGCTGTCGAAGGTCACGGAAAAGGTTCGAAGGCCCTGCGGCGCCATGCTGGCGGCGAGCGCCGAGACGATGGACGAATCGAGGCCGCCCGACAGGTAGGCGCCGACCGGCACGTCGGCCCGCATGCGGATGCGCGTCGCGTCGGTCAGAAGCGCGCGCAACTCCTCGGCAGCCTGGCCTTCATCGACATGCCGGGACGGCGCATCCCTCTCCGGAAACTCGAGGTTCCAATAGGTCCGGGTGACCACACACCGCTCGTCGGCAATCATCAGGCTTGCCGGTTCGAGTTCGAAGGTGTCCTTGAACGGCGTGCGCGGCGCGATCGGCGCCCAGAGCGTGAAAATCTGATCGAGCGCGATCGGGTCGATCTCCGCGGAGAGACCGGGAACCTGAAGGAGCGCCTTGACCTCGGAGGCGAAATAGAGCGTTCCGGCGCGCATTGCATAAAACAGAGGCCGGACACCCATGCGATCGCGCGCCAGCAGCATCCGCCGGCGGCGGTTGTCCCATAGCGCAAAGGCGAAGTCACCGTTGAGGCGGGATACGCAATCCTCGCCCATTTCATCGTAAAGATGGAGGATGACCTCCGTGTCGCTGGATGTGCGGAAGCGACGACCCTTGGCGCGAAGTTCGTCGCGCAGTTCGACATAATTGAAGATCTCGCCGTTGAAGGCGATCGTCAGCTCGCCGGTAACATCGGACATCGGCTGCTGGCCGTCCCCCAGCCCGACGATCGATAGCCTGACATGGCCAAGACCGGCCTGCGGAGCGGTAAACACGCCTTGCTCATCCGGCCCGCGATGGGCAATCGCGGCCGTCATCTTCTCAAGAAGAGCCTTTCCATCCGGGACAGAACCGAAATAGCCACCAAAACCGCACATGACGAGATACTCTGACGCCCGCTGACAACGCGGAGAATATAGACGGGATATCGACAGCAAGCGTTAACCGCCGAGCGTTTTCATTGAGATGGTAAATTAATCAGGACAAGCACAAAATGTTAGAGAGATTAGAATTGTGGTTCGATACTCCATTGTTAAAATTCTACACAATTCCTCGATCACGAATTGTCATGTAAATCGTCAAAAGACCTGGATTTCCGGATCCCACGTGATCTCGTCTCTATTTATTTTGAACTTATAGTGGCGTTAATTATTCTTTAACAGACGCGCCGAGGTCAGCGGCCGGATTACATGGATTTGTGGTTAACGCTGCTGCGCCGCTGGATCCGCGTGATATCCACGCCACGATCGACGGGAGACCTCTGGACGGCGTTCACGTTGCGGCGCGGGCGGATGGACCTCATTGGGGCAAGCCAGGATGCACCGGCTTCAAGCGGAATCACAGAAGCATGATTTTAAGGAATCATGCCGGTAGCGCATCCATAAATCCGTTTGATTGCGGCGCACTTCAGAAGCCAAAGGATTGCTGCGCGGGCTGTGGCGCGCCGAGACGAACGCCCTCCAGTTCGAGCATGCGCGTCTTTGCCGATGCACCGCCCGGCGCCGAGAAACCGCCGATCTTGCCGCCCGCGGCCAGGACGCGGTGGCAGGGAATAATCAGCGGGATCGGATTCTTCGCCATGGCTTGGCCGACGTCCCGCGCCGCTTCTGGTCCGGCACCGAGTTCCTTCGCTAACGCGCCATAGGTGGTCGTCCGCCCCCACCGGACTCGCCGCGCAGCGGCATAAACTAGCTTGAAGAACTCTTCCTGTCCGGCGAGATCAAGCCTGAAGCCGGAGAAATCGATTTCTTGGCCCTCGAAATAGCGCTTCGCGGCCGCGACTGCTTCGAGCACGTCCGGCGTCGGCGTACCGGGTTCGGCATCCGGAAGGCGCCGCAACAGCATTCGCTCCGTCGCGGCGGCATCTTTTGTTGGCAGCTGGAAGCGCGTTATTCCGTTGTCGTTCCAGGCGATGCCGCAGAAACCACTGACGGTTTCGAAGATGAGGTAATGGTGCACTATCCGTCCCATCACGTGGGCCTCCACGTTTCTGATGGTATAAGAATCGTGCGTTCCGTCTCTGACTTCAACCCGTTTTCGGCGCGCCGGATGATGCGCCCTGCGATCGACCTACTTCGTGTTGC from Sinorhizobium garamanticum harbors:
- a CDS encoding acyl carrier protein, with product MTETIKDSVKAFIIENFLFGDTFYELADTASLIENDIIDSTGVLELVAFIEDRFGIAMADADIVPANLDSLARISAFIAAKSAVPISA
- the asnB gene encoding asparagine synthase (glutamine-hydrolyzing), translating into MCGFGGYFGSVPDGKALLEKMTAAIAHRGPDEQGVFTAPQAGLGHVRLSIVGLGDGQQPMSDVTGELTIAFNGEIFNYVELRDELRAKGRRFRTSSDTEVILHLYDEMGEDCVSRLNGDFAFALWDNRRRRMLLARDRMGVRPLFYAMRAGTLYFASEVKALLQVPGLSAEIDPIALDQIFTLWAPIAPRTPFKDTFELEPASLMIADERCVVTRTYWNLEFPERDAPSRHVDEGQAAEELRALLTDATRIRMRADVPVGAYLSGGLDSSIVSALAASMAPQGLRTFSVTFDSAEHDESAFQHEMAAALGTDHRAVACRAGDIAKVFPDVVRYAERPVLRTAPAPLYQLSGLVRDSGLKVVLTGEGADEVFAGYDIFKEARVRRFCGRQPGSRMRPHLFRKLYPYLPGLKQQSSEYLAAFFGAGNDPLEDPLFSHRPRLKGTAATKMFFSGDLRARLAGYDAADELISRLPEAFGRWHPLHQAQYLESRFLLPGYILSSQGDRMAMAHGVEGRFPFLDHRLVEFAAGLPPEMKLKGLVEKHILREATKDLLPPSIGKRTKQPYRAPDSLSFSGRGELDYVRTAMGEEAIAAGGLFNAKAVTKLYEKCRARPASGFRDNAAFVGILSTQLWLQTFTGTSIRAAEAA
- a CDS encoding methylated-DNA--[protein]-cysteine S-methyltransferase is translated as MGRIVHHYLIFETVSGFCGIAWNDNGITRFQLPTKDAAATERMLLRRLPDAEPGTPTPDVLEAVAAAKRYFEGQEIDFSGFRLDLAGQEEFFKLVYAAARRVRWGRTTTYGALAKELGAGPEAARDVGQAMAKNPIPLIIPCHRVLAAGGKIGGFSAPGGASAKTRMLELEGVRLGAPQPAQQSFGF